CCGAGACGATAACCACGCCGGTGCAGACTCTCTCCTGACAGGTCGAGCGACAGCACCGCCTGATCGTGGCGCAGACGGATATTCAACTGGATATCGGGACGTTGAGTATCGACCGTCGGGCGACTGTCGCAGCGTTCGCGAAAGTAATCAACCACAGCATCTTTCACCCGCAGCGCGGCAAATCCGCCATGGGTGATCTGTGATGAAAAGACCACGCCATCGACCGCCATGGTCTGCGCAGGAGAAAGGTGCTGATCCCAATCGATCGCCATGACTCCGGCATAGAGGGCATCGGGATCGGGCGCGGCAAACTCATTGAGAATCAGCAAGATACGATTGGCGAAACGTGACCAGAGACAGGCCCGGTAAGCGACCTCCAGCGAGCCGCTGAAAGCGACTCCGGCGGTGGTCGCCTGGACCTCCTGCGCGCCAAACGTTTCAAGTTCATCAGCAAGGAGTTGTTCGATGAGTTTCGGCGTTGAAGCAAAAAAACGCAGTGTGTTCATAGCGGCCTTCGTGTAAAGCAAAAAACCCCAGGACAGTGGTCCTGGGGTTAATAGTTGGAGCGGGAAACGGGATTCGAACCCGCGACTTCGACCTTGGCAAGGTCGCACTCTACCACTGAGTTATTCCCGCGTACTGGGGGTGCTCCATCGTGCGAGCGGAGACGTTTATAACAAATGGGCCTGGGCAAGTCAAACAAAAAGTTTCCCCATCAAGAAAAACCATTAACGGTCAATTATCTTAAAGAATTTAATCAGATAGTCGATTCCGGACCATAATGTCATAATAAACGAAAGATAGAAGAAAAAGCTTCCGACATTGTGCATTGAGACATGAAAAATCTCCCACCGCAACCCGAACAACCAGTAGTAATCATAGTGCAGCATCAGCCCGATTACCGCGACCATCTGGAAGATGGTCTTGTATTTGCCCAGGTCACTCGCATCGATCACCACCCCTTCGGAGGAGGCGATGGAACGCAGGCCGGAAACGATGATGTCCCGCGCCAGAATCAGAAAAACGGCCCAGGCCGGAACACGTCCCAGCGGAATCATCATGATAAAAGCGGCCATGACGATCAGTTTGTCGGCCAACGGATCAAGAAATTTGCCGAGCACCGACACCACTTGCCATTTGCGCGCCAGCCAGCCATCGAGCCAGTCGGTTATGGCAGCAAGGGAAAAGACCGCCGCTGCCCACAGACCGCTCTGACGGCCGTCAAAGAAGAGCAGGATGACCACCACCGGGACAGCAGCAATCCGTGCCAGGGTCAGCAGGTTCGGCAAATTAAAGCGCCCGGTACGCAGATTCATAAAACCATGTCCTTGCCAGACTTGTAATCACGCATAAAGCGCTTGACTTTTTTGATGTAATTGCGGGTTTCCGGATACGGTGGAACACCACCATAGTGGGTGACAGCGGTCGGGCCGGCATTGTACGCCGCCAGGGCCAGATCGAGATTGCCCTGGAAACGGTCGAGTAATTGACGCAGATAAGAGCTTCCGCCGCGAATCGCTTCGCGCGGGTCGAAGGGATCGGTCACCCCGAGATGGCGCGCGGTTTTCGGTTCGATCTGCATGATGCCGCACGCCCCCTTGGAAGACACCGCCTGGGGATCGTAATTGCTTTCCGCCTTGATGACAGCATGCACCAGCGCCGCTTCGAGCCGATAGACAGAAGCATAATGACGCACCCAACGGCTCACCGCCTGCAATGAATCGACGGCATCCGGGCGATACATACGAAAACGATTGGTCGTTGGACAGTCGGTGAAGTGAACCACGCCAT
This Desulfuromonadaceae bacterium DNA region includes the following protein-coding sequences:
- a CDS encoding lytic transglycosylase domain-containing protein, with protein sequence MYLRVAPMILCFVVVFAVSSAGADIYKYVDANGVVHFTDCPTTNRFRMYRPDAVDSLQAVSRWVRHYASVYRLEAALVHAVIKAESNYDPQAVSSKGACGIMQIEPKTARHLGVTDPFDPREAIRGGSSYLRQLLDRFQGNLDLALAAYNAGPTAVTHYGGVPPYPETRNYIKKVKRFMRDYKSGKDMVL
- the pgsA gene encoding CDP-diacylglycerol--glycerol-3-phosphate 3-phosphatidyltransferase; translation: MNLRTGRFNLPNLLTLARIAAVPVVVILLFFDGRQSGLWAAAVFSLAAITDWLDGWLARKWQVVSVLGKFLDPLADKLIVMAAFIMMIPLGRVPAWAVFLILARDIIVSGLRSIASSEGVVIDASDLGKYKTIFQMVAVIGLMLHYDYYWLFGLRWEIFHVSMHNVGSFFFYLSFIMTLWSGIDYLIKFFKIIDR